The Winogradskyella schleiferi genome has a window encoding:
- a CDS encoding response regulator, which translates to MIRLAIAEDHQSLIDGIKLLIKYEEDIEIVGTANDGEKLLELVRLKEPKVVITDIRMPKMDGIVATKIIKEEFPHTKVIGFTMYDQKDAIRQMLDAGASGYLLKNSPLEELLIAIRSVANGVPYFDSNIEYNIDSNTQKQSKGLLTKRQIEILGLVAQGKTSREIADDLFIGIHTVDTHRKNMIRILGLHGKGELMRYALQKKYRF; encoded by the coding sequence ATGATACGATTAGCCATAGCCGAAGATCATCAATCTTTAATTGATGGTATAAAATTATTAATAAAATATGAAGAAGATATCGAAATTGTTGGTACTGCCAATGATGGCGAGAAATTACTTGAACTCGTACGTTTAAAAGAACCTAAAGTTGTGATTACAGATATTAGAATGCCTAAAATGGATGGCATTGTGGCTACAAAAATAATAAAAGAAGAGTTTCCTCACACCAAGGTAATTGGATTTACCATGTATGATCAGAAGGATGCCATAAGGCAGATGTTAGATGCAGGTGCTTCAGGTTATTTACTTAAAAACTCTCCTCTCGAAGAGTTATTAATTGCAATAAGGTCTGTAGCCAATGGCGTTCCCTATTTTGATTCTAACATTGAATATAATATTGATTCCAATACCCAAAAACAATCTAAAGGTTTACTTACTAAACGGCAAATAGAAATATTAGGACTCGTGGCACAAGGCAAAACTTCTCGAGAAATTGCCGACGACCTTTTTATTGGTATACATACCGTGGACACGCATCGTAAAAATATGATCAGAATACTCGGTCTTCACGGTAAAGGGGAATTGATGCGCTATGCTTTGCAAAAGAAATATCGGTTTTAG
- a CDS encoding tetratricopeptide repeat-containing sensor histidine kinase gives MTIFLRSFIILLFTSFGYAQETTESLFTQWNNTNLDNSIRADAYRNHIYADYIGNKTDSAYAMTLNLLDFTKRHKLSKQRADALILLSDIERMFGNNDKSTKCLTESLNLYKTLNDKKGIAMAINGLGVAYRRIYKLDEAKEYFERSLKLSQEINDTLLISKALTNIGGIYLWRYKNDEALEYYEKSKVFAIASKDKFQEALITINMAAALSQKKEYELSKKEIKKALSIGKDIENYNVLANAYRNLSQIYYKKKMPDSLLVSAYQMLSYAEKISLTNEIDGAYYFLFHAYKFKKDFDNTIKYYDLRKQQRTTIDDITSSNTLERIKIDKQRAQDSLVNLTHTLKSEMIYQKEKSNLIMAWGGSLSAISIFAVFIFRNVKRKQQKAERERQEQIEEKEKILKDLEISTIDAMVKGQEKERERLAADLHDSVGATLAAAKLQFDYLMKNQMNTEQSEELIKKTSTLLEDAYVEIRSMAHVKNSGVMAKNGLLPAVEKLSSNASGINGLTIEVQSFGLEQRLDNSLEISIFRIIQELVTNIIKHANATKGYVHLTNHEENLNIMIEDNGVGFNPKQINRKNNGMGINSIDRRVEHLEGTLTIESEKNKGTTVIIDIPL, from the coding sequence CAATGGAACAACACAAACTTAGATAACTCAATCAGAGCTGACGCTTATAGAAATCATATATATGCGGATTACATTGGCAACAAAACAGATAGTGCCTACGCCATGACTTTAAATTTGCTCGATTTTACAAAGAGGCACAAACTTTCTAAACAAAGAGCAGACGCCTTGATATTATTGAGTGATATTGAGCGGATGTTTGGTAATAACGATAAGTCCACTAAATGCTTAACAGAAAGTTTAAATTTATACAAAACGCTAAATGACAAAAAAGGTATAGCTATGGCAATTAACGGCTTGGGAGTTGCCTACAGAAGAATCTATAAACTGGATGAAGCCAAGGAATATTTCGAAAGAAGCTTGAAGCTCAGTCAAGAAATAAATGATACATTACTCATATCTAAGGCATTAACTAATATTGGAGGTATTTATCTATGGCGTTATAAAAATGATGAAGCTCTAGAATATTATGAAAAAAGCAAGGTTTTCGCCATTGCTTCAAAAGATAAGTTTCAAGAAGCGTTAATTACAATAAATATGGCTGCAGCTCTTAGTCAGAAAAAGGAATATGAACTATCTAAAAAGGAAATCAAAAAAGCACTAAGTATAGGTAAGGACATAGAAAATTATAATGTTTTGGCAAATGCATATAGAAATTTGTCCCAAATCTATTATAAGAAGAAAATGCCTGATAGCTTATTAGTGTCGGCTTATCAAATGCTAAGCTATGCAGAAAAAATTTCCTTAACAAACGAAATTGATGGCGCTTATTATTTTCTTTTTCACGCTTACAAATTCAAAAAGGACTTTGATAATACGATTAAATATTACGACTTAAGAAAGCAACAACGCACTACAATTGACGACATCACGTCCTCAAATACGCTCGAACGAATTAAAATAGACAAACAAAGGGCACAAGATAGTTTAGTCAACCTAACTCATACGCTTAAATCAGAAATGATCTATCAGAAAGAAAAATCAAATCTGATCATGGCTTGGGGAGGAAGCTTATCGGCAATATCAATTTTTGCGGTTTTTATTTTCCGAAACGTTAAAAGAAAACAACAAAAAGCAGAGCGAGAACGCCAAGAGCAGATTGAAGAAAAAGAAAAGATTTTAAAAGATCTTGAAATATCAACTATTGATGCTATGGTAAAAGGTCAGGAAAAAGAGAGAGAACGCTTAGCAGCAGATTTACACGATAGTGTTGGAGCAACTTTGGCGGCTGCAAAGTTACAATTCGATTATCTTATGAAAAATCAAATGAATACTGAGCAATCTGAAGAATTAATTAAAAAGACAAGTACCCTTTTAGAAGACGCTTACGTAGAAATAAGATCTATGGCACATGTAAAAAATTCTGGTGTAATGGCCAAAAACGGATTATTGCCAGCTGTAGAAAAATTATCTTCAAACGCATCGGGAATCAACGGGCTGACCATTGAGGTCCAAAGTTTTGGTTTAGAACAACGTTTGGACAATTCGTTGGAAATTTCAATATTTAGGATCATTCAAGAATTAGTCACCAATATTATTAAGCATGCCAATGCAACGAAAGGCTATGTTCACTTAACCAATCATGAAGAAAATTTAAATATAATGATAGAGGATAATGGTGTAGGTTTCAATCCAAAGCAGATTAACAGAAAAAATAATGGTATGGGAATCAATAGTATAGATAGACGTGTTGAACATTTAGAAGGTACTTTGACGATTGAGTCCGAGAAGAATAAAGGAACTACAGTAATAATAGACATTCCATTATGA